In a single window of the Actinomycetota bacterium genome:
- a CDS encoding SDR family NAD(P)-dependent oxidoreductase, producing MARLCEGRIAIVSGAGRGIGREHALMLASHGAKVVVNDLGGNVDGSGGDVSPAQQVVEEIKAMGGEAVANGDSVSDWEGAQRLVNTAIETFGDLHVIVNNAGILRDRVLVNMTEEEWDSVINVHLKGTFAPSRWAAAYWREQSKAGKPVDGRIINTTSVSGIYGNPGQTNYGAAKAGIAAFTNIAALELSRYGVTVNAVAPVALTRMTEGLGPAPETDEEREMRSPRWIAPIVTWLASAESKGVSGQVFEASGQMLAVAEGWVRGPQHAPVDDPTELGPVVAELLATARRNSGMDGRPGSRPQPQPK from the coding sequence ATGGCTCGACTCTGCGAAGGACGCATCGCCATCGTCAGCGGTGCCGGGCGAGGGATCGGCCGTGAACACGCGCTGATGCTGGCCAGCCATGGTGCCAAGGTGGTCGTCAACGACCTCGGCGGCAACGTCGACGGCAGCGGCGGCGACGTGTCCCCGGCGCAGCAGGTGGTCGAGGAGATCAAGGCGATGGGCGGCGAGGCCGTCGCGAACGGCGACAGCGTGTCGGACTGGGAGGGCGCGCAGCGCCTCGTCAACACCGCCATCGAAACCTTCGGCGACCTGCACGTCATCGTGAACAACGCCGGCATCCTGCGCGATCGGGTGCTCGTCAACATGACCGAGGAGGAGTGGGACTCGGTGATCAACGTGCACCTGAAGGGCACGTTCGCCCCCAGCCGGTGGGCCGCGGCGTACTGGCGGGAGCAGTCGAAGGCGGGCAAGCCGGTGGACGGACGGATCATCAACACCACGTCCGTGAGCGGCATCTACGGCAACCCCGGCCAGACCAACTACGGAGCCGCGAAGGCCGGCATCGCCGCGTTCACGAACATCGCCGCGCTCGAGCTCTCTCGTTACGGGGTCACCGTCAACGCAGTCGCGCCTGTGGCGCTCACGCGCATGACCGAGGGCCTCGGCCCGGCACCCGAGACCGACGAGGAGCGTGAGATGCGTTCCCCGCGGTGGATCGCCCCGATCGTCACCTGGCTCGCATCGGCGGAGTCGAAGGGGGTCAGCGGCCAGGTGTTCGAGGCGAGCGGGCAGATGCTCGCCGTCGCCGAGGGTTGGGTGCGTGGCCCTCAACATGCTCCGGTCGACGACCCGACAGAGCTCGGCCCGGTCGTGGCCGAGCTGTTGGCCACCGCCCGCAGGAACAGCGGAATGGACGGCAGGCCAGGGTCGCGTCCTCAACCTCAGCCCAAGTGA
- a CDS encoding nitronate monooxygenase codes for MHTRICDVFDIEYPIFAFTHCRDVVAAVSKAGGLGVLGAVGFSPEQLEVELTWIDEHVNGKPYGVDFVMPSKAMDVDGHDPADLRAQVQEMIPERHRQFVDELIERFDLPRGELEQGDGGSGGVVGWISEVAHQLVEVAFAHPVSLAVNALGSPPPDVIDLAHERGVKVAALAGRAVHAERHVRSGVDVVIAQGTEAGGHTGDVATMVLIPEVVDAVGDQVPVLAAGGIGTGRQIAAALALGADGVWMGSVWLGTAESDSRPEQLEAYLKATSSDTVRSKSYTGKPARMLRTPWTDAWEAPDSPGTLPMPLQNILIAPASQAYYRAGRVDEFFVPVGQIVGAMKKVRPVRDVMFDMVSEYLDTMERMNRITGTAE; via the coding sequence ATGCACACCCGCATCTGCGACGTCTTCGACATCGAGTATCCGATCTTCGCCTTCACCCACTGCCGTGACGTGGTCGCCGCGGTGAGCAAAGCCGGGGGTCTCGGTGTGCTGGGGGCGGTCGGCTTCAGCCCCGAGCAACTCGAGGTGGAGCTGACCTGGATCGACGAGCACGTCAACGGCAAGCCTTACGGGGTCGACTTCGTGATGCCGTCGAAGGCGATGGACGTGGACGGCCACGATCCGGCCGACCTGCGCGCTCAGGTGCAGGAGATGATCCCCGAGCGGCACCGCCAGTTCGTCGACGAGCTGATCGAGCGCTTCGATCTGCCCCGCGGCGAGCTGGAGCAGGGCGACGGGGGATCGGGCGGTGTGGTCGGGTGGATCTCGGAGGTCGCGCACCAGCTCGTCGAGGTCGCGTTCGCCCACCCCGTCTCGCTGGCGGTCAACGCGCTCGGCTCGCCGCCGCCGGATGTGATCGACCTGGCCCACGAAAGGGGAGTGAAGGTGGCCGCCCTCGCCGGGAGGGCAGTGCACGCCGAGCGGCACGTGCGCAGCGGTGTAGACGTCGTGATCGCGCAGGGCACCGAGGCCGGCGGCCACACCGGCGACGTGGCGACGATGGTGCTCATCCCGGAGGTGGTCGACGCGGTGGGCGACCAGGTGCCCGTGCTCGCCGCCGGCGGCATCGGTACCGGCCGGCAGATCGCTGCCGCGTTGGCGCTCGGGGCTGACGGCGTGTGGATGGGCTCGGTGTGGCTCGGCACCGCGGAGAGCGACTCGCGCCCCGAGCAGCTCGAGGCGTACCTGAAGGCGACGTCCAGCGACACGGTGCGCTCGAAGAGCTACACCGGCAAGCCGGCACGCATGCTGCGCACCCCGTGGACCGACGCCTGGGAGGCCCCCGACTCGCCGGGGACACTGCCGATGCCGCTGCAGAACATCCTGATCGCCCCCGCCAGCCAGGCGTACTACCGCGCCGGGCGGGTCGACGAGTTCTTCGTCCCCGTCGGCCAGATCGTCGGGGCGATGAAGAAGGTGCGCCCCGTGCGCGACGTGATGTTCGACATGGTGAGCGAGTATCTCGACACGATGGAGCGGATGAACCGGATCACCGGCACCGCGGAGTAG
- the larE gene encoding ATP-dependent sacrificial sulfur transferase LarE codes for MRIGRAGRTRDRVSRAAHSCHDGRVSLPDKLDALRSALEDLGRVTVAFSGGADSAFLAAFASGVLGASHVHCVTAVSPSLAGDELRACGSLADEWGLRWTPVATAEMERAAYRRNDADRCYHCKLELMEVVGPIARADKATVVLGVNADDNLSDHRPGQRAALEQGAVFPLVEAGLTKAEVRAASRELGLRTWDKPAAACLASRVPYGTPVSVEVLSRVERAESALRRLGFGQLRVRHYGDVARLELDLAQLAEAVERRAEVVAAVHAAGYSYVTIDLEGFRSGNLNGALRVETDPESERRVR; via the coding sequence ATGCGTATCGGTCGAGCCGGGCGGACACGCGACCGAGTGTCGCGCGCGGCGCACTCGTGCCACGATGGCCGAGTGAGCCTCCCCGACAAGCTCGACGCGCTGCGGTCGGCGCTGGAAGACCTCGGCCGGGTGACCGTGGCGTTCAGCGGTGGTGCCGACTCCGCGTTCCTCGCGGCGTTCGCGAGCGGCGTGCTCGGGGCGTCTCACGTGCACTGCGTGACGGCGGTGTCGCCCTCGCTGGCCGGCGACGAACTGCGTGCCTGCGGCTCGCTCGCCGACGAGTGGGGGTTGCGGTGGACGCCGGTCGCGACCGCCGAGATGGAGCGCGCCGCGTACCGGCGCAACGACGCCGACCGGTGCTACCACTGCAAGCTGGAGCTGATGGAGGTCGTCGGCCCGATCGCCCGGGCCGACAAGGCGACGGTGGTGCTCGGCGTCAACGCCGACGACAACTTGAGCGACCACCGGCCCGGCCAGCGTGCGGCGTTGGAGCAGGGCGCCGTCTTCCCGCTCGTCGAAGCCGGGTTGACCAAGGCCGAGGTGCGCGCCGCGTCCCGCGAGCTCGGGCTGCGCACCTGGGACAAGCCCGCGGCGGCGTGTCTGGCCAGCCGCGTCCCCTACGGCACCCCGGTCTCGGTCGAGGTGCTCTCCCGCGTCGAGCGGGCCGAGTCCGCCCTGCGCAGGCTGGGCTTCGGACAGCTCCGCGTGCGCCACTACGGCGACGTCGCCCGGCTGGAGCTGGACCTCGCCCAGCTCGCCGAGGCGGTGGAGCGCCGGGCCGAGGTGGTCGCCGCGGTGCACGCGGCGGGCTACAGCTACGTGACGATCGACCTCGAGGGCTTCCGGTCGGGAAACCTGAACGGCGCGCTACGGGTGGAGACGGACCCGGAGTCGGAACGTAGGGTGCGCTGA
- the hutH gene encoding histidine ammonia-lyase yields METEAKGVVRIGPHGLRADQVVAVARAGATAVLDDGAREAIARSAALVEAHADSLEAVYGVSTGFGSLATTVIPPERREELQRALIRSHAAGMGPLVEPEVVRAMMLLRARTLAMGHSGVRVDVVEGLLALLNAGITPEVHEHGSLGASGDLAPLAHVALALIGEGASRPALDAAGLTPVTLRAKEGLALINGTDGMLGMLVLALHDLGVLARTADVAAAMTVEALLGTDTAFAADLMALRPHAGQTASAANLRRLLQGSAIVASHRTGDPRVQDAYSLRCTPQVHGAARDTIAHACNVADVELRSAIDNPTVMADGRVESCGHFHGAPIGFVCDFLAVAAAELGAISERRTDRMLDRGRSHGLPPFLVEDAGVNSGLMIVQYTQAAMVAENRRLAAPASVDSLPTSAMQEDHVSMGWGAARKLRCAVANLARIVACELVCAARALELRSPLQPAPGTGAALRALRAAGVGGAGPDRWLAPELAAAEAAVVGARITAAVEDVVGMLE; encoded by the coding sequence ATGGAGACCGAGGCCAAGGGTGTCGTGCGGATCGGGCCGCACGGGCTGCGCGCCGACCAGGTCGTAGCAGTCGCCCGGGCCGGTGCCACGGCGGTGCTCGACGACGGGGCGCGGGAGGCGATCGCCCGTAGTGCCGCCCTGGTCGAGGCCCACGCCGACTCGCTCGAGGCGGTGTACGGGGTATCGACCGGCTTCGGATCCCTCGCGACGACGGTGATCCCACCCGAGCGCCGTGAGGAGCTCCAGCGCGCGCTCATCCGCTCCCACGCGGCCGGCATGGGCCCACTCGTCGAACCCGAGGTCGTGCGGGCGATGATGCTGCTCCGCGCGCGCACCCTCGCGATGGGCCACTCCGGAGTCCGTGTCGACGTCGTCGAGGGCCTGCTGGCCCTGCTGAACGCGGGGATCACACCCGAGGTGCACGAGCACGGATCGCTCGGGGCCAGCGGCGACCTCGCTCCTCTCGCGCATGTTGCACTTGCACTGATCGGCGAAGGCGCGAGCAGACCGGCGCTGGACGCGGCGGGCCTGACTCCGGTGACGTTGCGCGCCAAGGAGGGCCTGGCGCTGATCAACGGCACCGACGGCATGCTGGGGATGCTTGTGCTCGCGCTCCACGACCTCGGTGTGCTGGCCCGCACCGCCGACGTCGCGGCGGCGATGACGGTGGAGGCCCTGCTCGGCACCGACACCGCGTTCGCCGCCGACCTGATGGCTCTGCGACCCCACGCCGGCCAGACGGCGTCCGCGGCCAACCTGCGCCGCCTCTTGCAGGGCAGCGCGATCGTCGCCAGCCATCGCACTGGCGACCCGCGGGTGCAAGACGCCTACTCGCTGCGCTGCACGCCCCAGGTCCACGGCGCGGCCCGCGACACCATCGCCCACGCCTGCAATGTGGCCGACGTGGAGCTGCGCTCGGCGATCGACAACCCGACGGTGATGGCCGACGGTCGGGTGGAGTCGTGCGGGCACTTCCACGGTGCCCCGATCGGCTTCGTGTGCGACTTCCTCGCCGTGGCCGCCGCAGAACTGGGCGCGATCTCCGAGCGCCGCACCGACCGCATGCTCGACCGCGGCCGCTCCCACGGCTTGCCGCCCTTCCTCGTCGAGGACGCGGGGGTCAACTCGGGGTTGATGATCGTGCAGTACACGCAAGCGGCGATGGTGGCCGAGAACCGCCGCCTCGCGGCGCCGGCCAGCGTCGACTCCCTGCCGACCTCGGCGATGCAGGAGGACCACGTGTCGATGGGCTGGGGCGCAGCCCGCAAGCTCCGCTGCGCCGTGGCCAACCTGGCGCGCATCGTGGCCTGCGAGCTCGTCTGTGCCGCACGAGCGCTGGAGCTGCGCTCACCGCTGCAGCCTGCACCGGGCACCGGTGCCGCGCTGCGCGCGCTGCGCGCGGCCGGAGTCGGAGGTGCCGGCCCGGACCGCTGGCTGGCGCCGGAGCTGGCCGCGGCCGAGGCAGCGGTGGTCGGGGCACGGATCACCGCCGCAGTGGAAGACGTCGTCGGGATGTTGGAGTGA
- a CDS encoding cation transporter: MGIKLLAWRMTGSVGLLSDALESSVNLAAAALLVVALRVAAQPPDDEHQFGHDKAELFSAGAEGLMIVVAAGLILWQAVDRLLDPRDLDQVGAGAAVSAVAAAVNLAVGMRLTRAGREHHSLALVADGKHLLTDVWTSAGVVAGIALVAVTGLRWLDPVLAIAVGLNIVLTGGRLVWRSMHSLMDPAMPAAEREVVDAILGRYAARGVRFHALRSRVAGQRRFLTLHVLVPGAWTVRDGHDLVEVLERELQGAIPHLTVLSHLEPVEDPGSYGDDQLR, from the coding sequence ATGGGGATCAAGCTCCTCGCCTGGCGCATGACGGGATCGGTCGGCCTGCTCTCCGACGCGCTCGAATCCAGCGTCAACCTCGCCGCCGCGGCGCTGCTCGTGGTCGCTCTGCGCGTCGCCGCGCAGCCTCCCGACGACGAGCACCAGTTCGGCCACGACAAGGCCGAGCTGTTCTCCGCCGGTGCGGAGGGCCTGATGATCGTCGTCGCCGCCGGCTTGATCTTGTGGCAGGCAGTCGACCGGCTGCTCGACCCACGCGACCTCGACCAGGTCGGTGCAGGTGCGGCAGTCAGCGCCGTCGCCGCCGCCGTCAACCTCGCCGTCGGCATGCGGTTGACGCGCGCCGGACGTGAGCACCACTCGCTCGCTCTCGTCGCCGACGGCAAACACCTGCTCACCGACGTGTGGACCTCCGCAGGGGTGGTCGCCGGCATCGCTTTGGTCGCGGTGACCGGTCTCCGCTGGCTCGACCCAGTGCTCGCCATCGCGGTCGGCCTCAACATCGTGCTCACCGGCGGAAGGCTGGTCTGGCGTTCGATGCACTCGCTGATGGATCCGGCGATGCCGGCCGCCGAGCGCGAGGTCGTCGACGCCATCCTCGGTCGCTACGCGGCGCGCGGCGTGCGCTTCCATGCACTTCGCTCCCGGGTCGCCGGCCAGCGCCGGTTCCTCACCCTGCACGTGCTCGTGCCCGGCGCCTGGACCGTGCGCGACGGCCACGACCTGGTGGAAGTGCTCGAGCGGGAGCTCCAGGGCGCGATCCCCCACCTCACCGTGCTCAGCCACCTCGAGCCCGTCGAGGACCCAGGGTCCTACGGCGACGACCAGCTCCGCTAG
- the hutU gene encoding urocanate hydratase, with protein MSGPRPVRAPRGAELSCRGWQQEAALRMLMNNLDPEVAERPDDLVVYGGTGRAARSWDAFDALVRTLRTLGDDETMLVQSGRPAGVFRTHEWAPRVLIANSNLVPEWATWDEFRRLEAMGLTMYGQMTAGSWIYIGTQGILQGTYECFAEIARRSFGGTLAGTITLTAGLGGMGGAQPLAVTMNGGVVLCVEVDQHRIERRLETRYLDEQATSLDDAVARCERARAERRALSVGLLANAAEALPKLLELGFAADVVTDQTSAHDPLSYVPVDLTPQATAELARTEPQELIRRSRASMALHCAAMVGFLDRGAEVFDYGNSLRTEAKLGGFERAFDYPGFLPAYIRPLFCEGKGPFRWVALSGDPADIAATDKAVLEVLPDDAGLARWIRLAEERVAFQGLPARICWLGYGERHRVGLRFNEMVRRGEVSAPIVIGRDHLDSGSVASPYRETEAMLDGSDAIADWPLLNALVNTASGATWVSIHHGGGVGIGRSIHAGMVCVADGSDLAEQKLSRVLTSDPGMGVIRHVDAGYARAAQVAAERGVRVPMTEGSG; from the coding sequence ATGAGCGGACCCAGGCCGGTGCGCGCCCCGCGGGGCGCCGAGCTGAGCTGTCGTGGCTGGCAGCAGGAGGCCGCGCTGCGCATGCTGATGAACAACCTCGACCCGGAGGTGGCCGAGCGCCCCGACGACCTGGTCGTCTACGGCGGCACCGGCAGGGCGGCACGGTCGTGGGACGCGTTCGACGCGCTCGTGCGCACGCTGCGCACCCTCGGCGACGACGAGACGATGCTCGTCCAGTCCGGTAGGCCCGCCGGAGTGTTCCGAACGCACGAATGGGCGCCGCGGGTGCTGATCGCGAACTCCAACCTGGTTCCGGAGTGGGCCACGTGGGACGAGTTCCGCCGGCTCGAGGCGATGGGGCTGACGATGTACGGCCAGATGACCGCCGGGTCGTGGATCTACATCGGCACGCAGGGGATCCTGCAGGGAACGTACGAGTGCTTCGCGGAGATCGCCCGGCGCAGCTTCGGGGGCACACTCGCCGGCACGATCACGCTCACCGCCGGGCTCGGCGGCATGGGCGGCGCCCAGCCGCTGGCGGTGACGATGAACGGCGGCGTCGTGCTCTGCGTCGAAGTCGACCAGCACCGCATCGAGCGCCGCCTCGAGACCCGCTACCTCGACGAGCAGGCCACCTCCCTCGACGACGCCGTCGCCCGGTGCGAGCGCGCGCGTGCCGAGCGCCGGGCGCTTTCGGTGGGGCTGCTCGCGAACGCCGCCGAGGCGCTGCCGAAGCTGCTCGAGCTCGGCTTCGCCGCCGACGTGGTCACCGACCAGACGAGCGCGCACGACCCGCTCAGCTACGTCCCGGTCGACCTCACGCCACAGGCGACGGCCGAGCTCGCCCGCACGGAGCCCCAGGAGCTGATCCGGCGTTCGCGGGCGTCGATGGCGCTGCACTGCGCGGCGATGGTCGGGTTCTTGGACCGCGGTGCCGAGGTGTTCGACTACGGCAACAGCCTGCGCACCGAGGCCAAGCTCGGCGGCTTCGAGCGTGCCTTCGACTACCCCGGCTTCCTGCCGGCGTACATCCGACCGCTGTTCTGCGAGGGCAAGGGCCCGTTCAGGTGGGTGGCGCTGTCGGGAGATCCCGCCGACATCGCCGCCACCGACAAGGCGGTGCTCGAGGTGCTGCCCGACGACGCCGGCCTCGCGCGGTGGATCCGCCTCGCCGAAGAACGCGTCGCTTTCCAGGGCCTGCCGGCACGCATCTGCTGGCTGGGGTACGGCGAACGTCACCGGGTCGGTCTGCGCTTCAACGAGATGGTCCGCCGGGGCGAGGTGTCCGCACCGATCGTGATCGGGCGGGACCACCTCGACTCGGGCTCGGTGGCCTCGCCCTACCGGGAGACCGAGGCGATGCTCGACGGCTCCGACGCGATCGCCGACTGGCCGCTGCTGAACGCGCTCGTCAACACGGCGAGCGGCGCGACCTGGGTGAGCATCCACCACGGCGGCGGCGTCGGCATCGGCCGCTCGATCCACGCCGGCATGGTGTGCGTGGCCGACGGCTCCGACCTCGCCGAGCAGAAGCTGTCCCGCGTGCTCACCTCCGACCCC
- a CDS encoding LLM class F420-dependent oxidoreductase, with protein sequence MKLSTQINYAGGFLEAVARVVDMEKAGLDVVWVSEAYSFDAISQVGYLAAKTERVEIGTAIVNVFSRTPALMAMTAAGCDYVSGGRFILGVGASGPQVVEGFHGMPYDKPMVRIKEYIEACRMIWRREVFEMHGQTIEAPLPPEQGTGLGKALKLINHPVRAEIPIWWASLMGLSVAATAQYANGWLPIFFDPDKFADVWGDDLRKGLARRDPALGPLEISAGGMVLIDEKLTGGAEDKVLDFARPMLALYIGGMGARDKNFYNTICQKYGYVDEAIAIQDAYLGGDKEKAASLVPVEMLRNINLVGPRSYVAERLAAFKEAGVTILAVNPVGPDPVATIETLRELIDD encoded by the coding sequence GTGAAGTTGTCGACGCAGATCAACTACGCCGGTGGGTTCCTAGAAGCGGTCGCCCGGGTGGTCGACATGGAAAAGGCCGGCCTCGACGTGGTGTGGGTCTCCGAGGCGTACAGCTTCGACGCCATCAGCCAGGTCGGCTATCTCGCGGCGAAGACCGAGCGCGTCGAGATCGGTACCGCCATCGTCAACGTGTTCAGCCGTACGCCGGCGCTGATGGCGATGACCGCGGCCGGTTGCGACTACGTCAGCGGGGGCCGCTTCATCCTCGGTGTCGGCGCGTCGGGGCCCCAGGTGGTGGAGGGCTTCCACGGCATGCCCTACGACAAGCCGATGGTGCGGATCAAGGAGTACATCGAGGCTTGCCGGATGATCTGGCGGCGCGAGGTGTTCGAGATGCACGGCCAGACGATCGAAGCGCCGCTGCCGCCGGAGCAGGGAACGGGCCTCGGCAAGGCGTTGAAGCTGATCAACCACCCCGTGCGCGCCGAGATCCCCATCTGGTGGGCGAGCCTGATGGGCCTGAGTGTCGCCGCGACCGCCCAGTACGCGAACGGCTGGCTGCCGATCTTCTTCGATCCCGACAAGTTCGCCGATGTGTGGGGTGACGACCTGCGCAAGGGCCTCGCGCGGCGCGATCCCGCACTCGGCCCGCTGGAGATCTCGGCCGGGGGGATGGTGCTGATCGACGAGAAGCTCACCGGCGGCGCGGAAGACAAGGTGCTCGACTTCGCCCGGCCGATGCTCGCGCTCTACATCGGCGGCATGGGCGCGCGTGACAAGAACTTCTACAACACGATCTGCCAGAAGTACGGCTACGTCGACGAGGCGATCGCCATCCAGGACGCCTACCTCGGTGGCGACAAGGAGAAGGCGGCGTCGCTCGTGCCCGTCGAGATGTTGCGCAACATCAACCTCGTCGGCCCGAGGAGCTACGTGGCGGAGCGCCTCGCCGCGTTCAAGGAGGCCGGCGTGACGATCCTCGCCGTCAACCCTGTGGGACCCGACCCCGTCGCCACGATCGAGACCCTGCGTGAGCTGATCGACGACTGA
- a CDS encoding beta-lactamase family protein, translating to MSHARIGGDTAPGWEPVRTAFEENMRSGEEVGAQVAVYHRGSLVVDLWAGSFDRSERPYDESTLQLVFSTTKGITAIAVAMCVQRGLISYDEPVSTYWPEFAAAGKEDVTVAQLLSHQAGLPTVEGEMTLAEALDWDTITSRLAATAPMWPVGSAHGYHALTYGWLAGELVRRVDPARRSLGGFVADEIVAPLAADDPSCELWIGLPDAEEHRVAPILGQPISTEASDPALKALLEQFLGPGSFGGRALSLNGAFDDGAFNRRDVHAAEIPAANGIGTARGLARIYAATIGEVDGVRLVEPAVIERARTTVTPEGEADACLIMPTTFGMGFMTHGPFSLYAGPGSFGHPGAGGSVAFAQPERELAFGYAMNLMAQNLANDVRAARLSDAAAACADAA from the coding sequence ATGTCACACGCACGAATCGGGGGTGACACCGCTCCTGGATGGGAGCCGGTGCGCACGGCGTTCGAGGAGAACATGCGCAGCGGCGAGGAGGTCGGCGCACAGGTCGCGGTGTACCACCGCGGCTCTTTGGTGGTCGATCTCTGGGCCGGCTCGTTCGACCGCAGCGAGCGGCCGTACGACGAGTCGACGCTGCAGCTCGTGTTCTCCACCACGAAGGGCATCACCGCGATCGCGGTCGCGATGTGCGTGCAGCGCGGCCTGATCTCGTACGACGAGCCGGTGTCCACCTACTGGCCCGAGTTCGCCGCTGCCGGCAAGGAGGACGTCACCGTCGCGCAGCTGCTCTCCCACCAGGCCGGGCTGCCGACGGTCGAGGGGGAGATGACGCTCGCGGAGGCGCTCGACTGGGACACGATCACCTCTCGGCTCGCCGCGACCGCGCCGATGTGGCCGGTGGGCTCGGCGCACGGCTACCACGCGCTGACGTACGGCTGGCTGGCGGGTGAGCTCGTGCGGCGCGTCGACCCGGCACGGCGCAGCCTCGGCGGTTTCGTCGCCGACGAGATCGTCGCCCCGCTGGCTGCCGACGATCCGTCGTGTGAGCTGTGGATCGGTCTGCCCGACGCCGAGGAGCACCGGGTGGCCCCGATCCTCGGCCAGCCGATCTCGACCGAGGCGTCGGATCCTGCACTGAAGGCGTTGCTGGAGCAGTTCCTCGGCCCCGGCTCGTTCGGCGGCCGGGCGCTGTCGCTGAACGGCGCGTTCGACGACGGAGCGTTCAACCGGCGTGACGTGCACGCGGCCGAGATCCCCGCGGCGAACGGGATCGGCACCGCTCGTGGGCTCGCGCGCATCTACGCGGCGACGATCGGCGAGGTCGACGGTGTCCGCCTCGTCGAGCCGGCGGTGATCGAGCGGGCGCGCACGACGGTCACCCCAGAGGGTGAGGCCGATGCGTGCTTGATCATGCCCACCACGTTCGGGATGGGCTTCATGACCCACGGCCCGTTCAGCCTCTACGCCGGCCCGGGCTCGTTCGGTCATCCCGGCGCCGGGGGCTCGGTGGCCTTCGCCCAGCCGGAGCGTGAGCTCGCCTTCGGTTACGCGATGAACCTGATGGCTCAGAACCTGGCGAACGATGTCCGCGCCGCTCGCCTCAGCGACGCCGCGGCAGCCTGTGCCGACGCGGCTTAA
- a CDS encoding geranylgeranyl reductase family protein, giving the protein MALTCDVLVIGGGPAGSAAAITLARAGRDVVLADKATFPRDKCCGDGLTTLALRLLEGLGLDPLAVPSWFDVSDVMLRSPTGFEVKLPLPAGSGRYAAVTPRIELDHALVDLARACGVKVYDGHGFAGFAAADSASSVGVELDGIGVVTSRYVVAADGMWSPVRRALGVANPGYLGEWHAFRQYASGVTGAASEQLMVWFDADLLPGYAWSFPLPGGRANVGFGVLRDGTRRVQEMKALWPDLLAREHVRAALGPTAVMEGRHTAWPIPARVDQAVTGVGRVLLAGDAIAAADPMTGEGIAQALLTGIEAARAIEAAGALVPGVARDSYRAAVHHHLVTDHRCSLALSRVLAHPLGARGALRLVSWSGDWGRSAFARWMFEDEPRALAVTPSRWHRNLFRRPGAFTD; this is encoded by the coding sequence GTGGCGTTGACGTGCGACGTGCTCGTGATCGGCGGAGGCCCCGCCGGTAGCGCCGCGGCGATCACCCTCGCCCGGGCCGGGCGCGACGTCGTGCTCGCCGACAAGGCGACGTTCCCCCGCGACAAGTGCTGCGGTGACGGGCTGACCACTCTCGCGCTGCGCCTGCTCGAAGGCCTCGGGCTCGACCCGCTCGCGGTGCCGAGCTGGTTCGACGTCTCCGACGTGATGCTGCGATCGCCGACCGGGTTCGAGGTGAAGCTCCCCCTGCCCGCAGGCTCCGGGCGCTACGCAGCTGTCACGCCGCGGATCGAGCTCGACCACGCGCTCGTCGACCTCGCCCGAGCGTGTGGGGTCAAGGTGTACGACGGCCACGGCTTCGCGGGCTTTGCGGCCGCCGACAGCGCGAGCTCCGTCGGGGTCGAGCTCGACGGGATCGGGGTGGTCACCTCCAGGTACGTCGTCGCTGCAGACGGCATGTGGAGCCCGGTGCGCCGAGCGCTCGGTGTGGCCAACCCCGGTTACCTCGGGGAGTGGCACGCCTTCCGCCAGTACGCCTCCGGCGTCACCGGTGCCGCGAGCGAGCAGTTGATGGTCTGGTTCGACGCCGACCTGCTGCCGGGGTACGCCTGGAGCTTCCCGTTGCCCGGGGGTCGGGCGAACGTCGGTTTCGGCGTGCTGCGTGACGGCACGCGCCGGGTGCAGGAGATGAAGGCGCTCTGGCCCGACCTGCTCGCCCGGGAGCACGTGCGCGCCGCCCTCGGACCGACCGCGGTGATGGAGGGTCGCCACACGGCATGGCCGATCCCCGCCCGCGTCGACCAGGCGGTCACCGGCGTCGGGCGGGTGCTGCTCGCGGGCGATGCGATCGCCGCCGCCGACCCGATGACCGGCGAGGGCATCGCCCAGGCACTGCTCACCGGCATCGAGGCCGCGCGCGCGATCGAAGCCGCCGGGGCGCTGGTGCCCGGGGTCGCCCGCGACTCGTACCGCGCGGCGGTCCACCACCACCTCGTCACCGACCACCGCTGCTCGCTCGCGCTGTCACGCGTGCTCGCCCACCCGCTCGGCGCCCGCGGCGCGCTCCGTCTCGTGTCGTGGAGCGGCGACTGGGGCCGCAGCGCCTTCGCCAGGTGGATGTTCGAAGACGAGCCGCGTGCGCTCGCCGTCACACCGTCACGCTGGCACCGCAACTTGTTCCGCCGGCCGGGCGCGTTCACGGATTAG